The following coding sequences lie in one Peromyscus maniculatus bairdii isolate BWxNUB_F1_BW_parent chromosome 3, HU_Pman_BW_mat_3.1, whole genome shotgun sequence genomic window:
- the Cnbp gene encoding CCHC-type zinc finger nucleic acid binding protein isoform X1: protein MSSNECFKCGRSGHWARECPTGGGRGRGMRSRGRGGFTSDRGFQFVSSSLPDICYRCGESGHLAKDCDLQEDACYNCGRGGHIAKDCKEPKREREQCCYNCGKPGHLARDCDHADEQKCYSCGEFGHIQKDCTKVKCYRCGETGHVAINCSKTSEVNCYRCGESGHLARECTIEATA, encoded by the exons ATGAGCAGCAACGAATGCTTCAAGTGTGGACGATCTGGCCACTGGGCCAGGGAATGCCCTACTGGTGGAGGTCGGGGTCGTGGAATGAGAAGCCGCGGCAGAGGTGGTTTTACCTCGGATAGAG GGTTCCAGTTTGTTTCCTCGTCTCTTCCTGATATCTGTTACCGCTGTGGTGAGTCTGGTCATCTTGCCAAGGATTGTGATCTTCAGGAGGATG CCTGCTATAACTGCGGTAGAGGTGGCCACATTGCCAAGGACTGCAAGGAGCccaagagagagcgagagcaatGCTGCTACAACTGTGGCAAGCCAGGCCATCTGGCTCGTGACTGTGACCACGCGGATGAGCAGAAGTGCTATTCTTGTGGTGAATTTGGACATATTCAAAAAGACTGCACCAAGGTGAAGTGCTATAG gTGTGGTGAAACTGGTCATGTAGCCATCAATTGCAGCAAGACAAGTGAAGTCAACTGTTACCGCTGTGGCGAGTCAGGGCATCTTGCACGGGAATGCACAATTGAGGCTACAGCctaa
- the Cnbp gene encoding CCHC-type zinc finger nucleic acid binding protein isoform X4: protein MSSNECFKCGRSGHWARECPTGGGRGRGMRSRGRGGFTSDRGFQFVSSSLPDICYRCGESGHLAKDCDLQEDEACYNCGRGGHIAKDCKEPKREREQCCYNCGKPGHLARDCDHADEQKCYSCGEFGHIQKDCTKVKCYRCGETGHVAINCSKTSEVNCYRCGESGHLARECTIEATA from the exons ATGAGCAGCAACGAATGCTTCAAGTGTGGACGATCTGGCCACTGGGCCAGGGAATGCCCTACTGGTGGAGGTCGGGGTCGTGGAATGAGAAGCCGCGGCAGAGGTGGTTTTACCTCGGATAGAG GGTTCCAGTTTGTTTCCTCGTCTCTTCCTGATATCTGTTACCGCTGTGGTGAGTCTGGTCATCTTGCCAAGGATTGTGATCTTCAGGAGGATG AAGCCTGCTATAACTGCGGTAGAGGTGGCCACATTGCCAAGGACTGCAAGGAGCccaagagagagcgagagcaatGCTGCTACAACTGTGGCAAGCCAGGCCATCTGGCTCGTGACTGTGACCACGCGGATGAGCAGAAGTGCTATTCTTGTGGTGAATTTGGACATATTCAAAAAGACTGCACCAAGGTGAAGTGCTATAG gTGTGGTGAAACTGGTCATGTAGCCATCAATTGCAGCAAGACAAGTGAAGTCAACTGTTACCGCTGTGGCGAGTCAGGGCATCTTGCACGGGAATGCACAATTGAGGCTACAGCctaa
- the LOC143272432 gene encoding uncharacterized protein LOC143272432, translated as MDAESPRPECYNPPDSAGGTGGSCSGPQTAEDEFLLPPQLPVAYEKGGTKQRSSGPAALRSNGVQTSCLPQPRNPAAWFMDGNSFLQERERRTGAAVTTESEIVWTSPLPPGTSAQKAELIALTQALRMAEARRTRN; from the exons atggacgccgagtcaccccgccccgagtgttacaacccccccgacagcgccggagggaccggcggctcctgcagcggcccccaaacagcggaggatgagttcctgcttcctccccaattgccggtcgcctacgagaaaggcgggacaaagcagcgaag ctctggtccagcagccctcagatcgaatggtgtgcagaccagttgtctccctcaaccccgcaaccctgctgcctggttcatggatgggaacagcttcctccaagaaagagaacggaggactggagcagccgtcaccaccgaatcggagatagtttggacctcaccactgccacctggaacatcggcccaaaaggcagagctgatcgcgctgacccaggccctccggatggcggaagcccggaggaccaggaactaa
- the Cnbp gene encoding CCHC-type zinc finger nucleic acid binding protein isoform X3, giving the protein MSSNECFKCGRSGHWARECPTGGGRGRGMRSRGRGFQFVSSSLPDICYRCGESGHLAKDCDLQEDACYNCGRGGHIAKDCKEPKREREQCCYNCGKPGHLARDCDHADEQKCYSCGEFGHIQKDCTKVKCYRCGETGHVAINCSKTSEVNCYRCGESGHLARECTIEATA; this is encoded by the exons ATGAGCAGCAACGAATGCTTCAAGTGTGGACGATCTGGCCACTGGGCCAGGGAATGCCCTACTGGTGGAGGTCGGGGTCGTGGAATGAGAAGCCGCGGCAGAG GGTTCCAGTTTGTTTCCTCGTCTCTTCCTGATATCTGTTACCGCTGTGGTGAGTCTGGTCATCTTGCCAAGGATTGTGATCTTCAGGAGGATG CCTGCTATAACTGCGGTAGAGGTGGCCACATTGCCAAGGACTGCAAGGAGCccaagagagagcgagagcaatGCTGCTACAACTGTGGCAAGCCAGGCCATCTGGCTCGTGACTGTGACCACGCGGATGAGCAGAAGTGCTATTCTTGTGGTGAATTTGGACATATTCAAAAAGACTGCACCAAGGTGAAGTGCTATAG gTGTGGTGAAACTGGTCATGTAGCCATCAATTGCAGCAAGACAAGTGAAGTCAACTGTTACCGCTGTGGCGAGTCAGGGCATCTTGCACGGGAATGCACAATTGAGGCTACAGCctaa
- the Cnbp gene encoding CCHC-type zinc finger nucleic acid binding protein isoform X2, with the protein MSSNECFKCGRSGHWARECPTGGGRGRGMRSRGRGFQFVSSSLPDICYRCGESGHLAKDCDLQEDEACYNCGRGGHIAKDCKEPKREREQCCYNCGKPGHLARDCDHADEQKCYSCGEFGHIQKDCTKVKCYRCGETGHVAINCSKTSEVNCYRCGESGHLARECTIEATA; encoded by the exons ATGAGCAGCAACGAATGCTTCAAGTGTGGACGATCTGGCCACTGGGCCAGGGAATGCCCTACTGGTGGAGGTCGGGGTCGTGGAATGAGAAGCCGCGGCAGAG GGTTCCAGTTTGTTTCCTCGTCTCTTCCTGATATCTGTTACCGCTGTGGTGAGTCTGGTCATCTTGCCAAGGATTGTGATCTTCAGGAGGATG AAGCCTGCTATAACTGCGGTAGAGGTGGCCACATTGCCAAGGACTGCAAGGAGCccaagagagagcgagagcaatGCTGCTACAACTGTGGCAAGCCAGGCCATCTGGCTCGTGACTGTGACCACGCGGATGAGCAGAAGTGCTATTCTTGTGGTGAATTTGGACATATTCAAAAAGACTGCACCAAGGTGAAGTGCTATAG gTGTGGTGAAACTGGTCATGTAGCCATCAATTGCAGCAAGACAAGTGAAGTCAACTGTTACCGCTGTGGCGAGTCAGGGCATCTTGCACGGGAATGCACAATTGAGGCTACAGCctaa